A region of Paenibacillus thiaminolyticus DNA encodes the following proteins:
- a CDS encoding phosphodiester glycosidase family protein, producing MNQDNVCRAPSERRASRWRCCLAGLIAFGLLWAWTPGADVHEGRSPAPGVVVAAGKPVKKVSTSVKRVSLGGKIFRVTTVRVPKGMQPHVSFGKDRFGTTATMTRTAKRTGAKAAVNGTYFEAYGGRPEPYGTIINRGRVEHTSNYGTAIGFRQDGRAVMDSLRIEISGQVTNAATERTSSWYAYFVNRTPKRDGSAAVLYTPLRGNSLGFAYGRVVVVRGGVVKKVTAGRNVAIPKDGYVLVFTGTEKSMADRFHVGDQVSMSIRYTDRLGRPIDWDDVQVALGGGPRLVKDGKVALNPRAEGFKEDKILSKSAMRSGIGILPDGSILLATVPSATMKQWAEIWKKMGAVQAMNLDGGASSGLIANGRVVTRPGRELSNVLWFSE from the coding sequence TTGAATCAGGACAATGTATGCCGGGCTCCTTCCGAACGCCGTGCCAGCCGATGGCGTTGCTGCCTTGCGGGCCTGATCGCATTCGGCCTGTTATGGGCATGGACGCCGGGAGCGGACGTGCATGAAGGCCGCTCCCCGGCGCCAGGCGTCGTCGTCGCGGCAGGCAAGCCCGTGAAGAAGGTGAGCACTTCGGTGAAGCGGGTCTCCCTCGGCGGCAAAATCTTCCGCGTGACGACCGTGCGCGTGCCGAAAGGAATGCAGCCGCATGTCTCCTTCGGCAAGGACCGCTTCGGCACGACCGCGACGATGACCCGCACCGCGAAGCGGACCGGGGCCAAAGCGGCGGTGAACGGGACGTACTTCGAGGCGTATGGCGGCCGGCCCGAGCCGTATGGCACCATTATCAATCGCGGGCGGGTCGAGCATACAAGCAATTACGGCACGGCCATCGGCTTCCGTCAGGACGGGCGGGCCGTAATGGACAGCCTGCGCATCGAGATTAGCGGTCAAGTGACGAACGCGGCCACCGAACGCACTTCGTCATGGTATGCCTATTTCGTCAATCGGACGCCGAAGCGGGACGGCAGCGCGGCCGTATTGTACACGCCGCTGCGCGGCAATTCGCTTGGCTTCGCCTATGGCCGGGTCGTCGTCGTTCGCGGCGGCGTCGTGAAGAAGGTGACGGCGGGCCGCAACGTGGCCATCCCGAAGGACGGATATGTGCTTGTGTTCACGGGGACGGAGAAGTCGATGGCCGATCGGTTCCATGTCGGGGATCAAGTCTCGATGTCGATTCGTTACACGGATCGGCTGGGCCGTCCGATCGATTGGGACGACGTGCAGGTGGCGCTGGGCGGCGGCCCGCGGCTCGTGAAGGATGGCAAGGTGGCATTGAATCCGCGGGCGGAAGGATTCAAAGAGGACAAAATATTGTCCAAGTCGGCGATGCGGAGCGGAATCGGCATCCTGCCCGACGGATCGATACTGTTGGCGACGGTTCCATCCGCGACGATGAAGCAGTGGGCAGAAATATGGAAGAAGATGGGCGCCGTGCAAGCGATGAATCTGGACGGCGGCGCTTCCTCCGGGTTGATCGCCAACGGCAGGGTCGTGACCAGACCGGGACGGGAGCTGAGCAATGTGCTCTGGTTCTCCGAGTAA
- a CDS encoding aminotransferase class I/II-fold pyridoxal phosphate-dependent enzyme has product MVERNEADYRIESRLAQIGSVNDPATGSVNYPIYQATAYRHPRLGQSTGFDYIRTKNPTRTVLEEAAAALEQGDAGFACSSGMAAIQTVFAKFGQGDHLIVSLDLYGGTYRLLERIWSRCGVTATYVDTNDLDALESSRTPQTKAVFIETPTNPLMMITDIERVAAWANKHGLLTIVDNTLLTPFFQRPLELGADIVVHSATKYLGGHNDVLAGLIVTKGSELSEEMAFLHNSIGAVLSPSDSYQLMRGMKTLALRMERHEYNATRLAEWLLEHPAVEAVYYPGLADHPGCEIQRRQSSGNTGIFSFRLKNARYVDPILRHLKLIAFAESLGGVESLMTYPAVQTHADIPAEIRDRIGVDDRLLRFSVGIEHVDDLIEDLAQALEAARLEVEQG; this is encoded by the coding sequence ATGGTGGAGCGCAACGAAGCCGATTACCGCATAGAAAGCCGTCTTGCTCAGATCGGGTCGGTTAACGATCCGGCCACAGGATCCGTTAATTATCCGATTTACCAGGCTACCGCCTATCGTCATCCGAGATTGGGACAGAGCACGGGCTTCGATTATATCCGGACGAAGAATCCGACGCGCACGGTGCTGGAGGAAGCGGCAGCCGCCCTAGAGCAGGGCGATGCCGGCTTCGCCTGCAGCTCGGGCATGGCCGCGATACAGACGGTGTTCGCCAAATTCGGGCAAGGCGATCATCTGATCGTGTCGCTCGATCTGTACGGCGGGACGTACCGTCTGCTGGAGCGGATATGGTCCCGCTGCGGGGTCACCGCAACCTATGTCGACACGAATGATCTGGATGCGCTGGAGTCGTCCCGCACGCCGCAGACGAAGGCGGTCTTCATCGAGACGCCGACCAATCCGCTGATGATGATTACGGATATTGAGCGGGTGGCGGCCTGGGCGAATAAGCACGGCCTGCTGACGATTGTGGACAATACGCTGCTGACGCCATTCTTCCAGCGTCCTCTGGAGCTTGGAGCGGACATTGTCGTACATAGTGCGACGAAGTATCTCGGCGGCCACAACGATGTGCTGGCGGGTCTTATCGTGACCAAGGGCAGCGAGTTGTCGGAGGAGATGGCTTTCCTCCACAACTCGATCGGCGCTGTGCTGAGCCCGTCGGATTCGTACCAGCTGATGCGGGGCATGAAGACACTGGCGCTGCGGATGGAGCGTCATGAATACAATGCGACCCGCCTCGCGGAATGGCTGCTGGAGCACCCGGCTGTCGAAGCGGTCTATTATCCCGGTCTGGCCGATCATCCGGGCTGCGAGATTCAACGTCGCCAGTCTTCCGGCAACACCGGCATCTTCTCCTTCCGCTTGAAGAATGCGCGCTATGTCGATCCGATTCTGCGCCATCTGAAGCTGATCGCGTTCGCGGAGAGCCTGGGCGGCGTCGAGTCGCTGATGACCTATCCGGCGGTGCAGACTCACGCCGATATCCCGGCGGAGATTCGGGACCGGATCGGGGTGGACGATCGGCTGCTGCGCTTCTCCGTCGGCATTGAGCATGTCGACGACCTGATCGAAGATCTGGCGCAAGCGCTGGAAGCTGCCCGGTTGGAGGTGGAGCAGGGATGA
- the mqnC gene encoding cyclic dehypoxanthinyl futalosine synthase — MSPIDRILDKALRGERIDTDECVTLFASDQVEKIGHVANQIMLKWHPEPLATFVIGRNVNYTNICDTYCRFCAFYRAPGSKEGYVLPDEVIFQKIQETIDVGGTEILMQGGTNPELPFSYYTNLLTAIKERFPSIIMHSFSPAEILKMKEVSDGLSLEEVVRAIHEAGLDSLPGGGAEILDDRTRRKISRLKGSWRDWMDVMQTAHKVGMNTTATMVVGFGELLEERALHLERVRIAQDECLENKYPSKGFLAFIPWTFQSENTNMKAEPVSPEEYLKTLAISRIFLDNIPNFQASWVTMGPEVGKKTLSYGCNDFGSTMIEENVVSAAGTTHKVNISSTLQLIREAGKIPAQRDTKYNILKMFDDENVKVDRDFVMQN, encoded by the coding sequence ATGTCACCGATTGATCGCATTTTGGATAAAGCGCTGCGCGGTGAACGTATCGACACGGATGAGTGCGTGACGTTATTCGCGTCCGATCAGGTAGAGAAGATCGGGCATGTCGCCAACCAGATCATGTTGAAATGGCATCCTGAACCGCTCGCTACGTTCGTCATCGGACGCAATGTGAATTATACGAATATCTGCGATACGTACTGCCGGTTCTGCGCGTTCTACCGTGCCCCGGGTTCCAAAGAAGGCTACGTGCTTCCGGACGAAGTCATCTTCCAGAAGATTCAGGAAACGATCGATGTCGGCGGTACGGAGATTTTGATGCAGGGCGGGACGAATCCGGAGCTTCCGTTCAGCTATTATACGAATCTGCTCACAGCGATTAAGGAGCGCTTCCCTAGCATTATCATGCATTCCTTCTCACCGGCGGAAATATTGAAGATGAAGGAAGTATCGGACGGACTGTCGCTGGAGGAAGTGGTGCGCGCGATTCACGAGGCGGGACTTGACTCCTTGCCGGGGGGCGGCGCGGAGATACTGGACGATCGCACCCGCCGCAAAATCAGCCGCCTCAAAGGCTCCTGGCGCGATTGGATGGATGTCATGCAGACCGCGCACAAGGTCGGCATGAACACGACCGCGACGATGGTCGTCGGCTTCGGCGAGCTGCTAGAGGAGCGCGCTCTTCATCTGGAGCGGGTACGCATCGCGCAGGACGAGTGCCTGGAGAACAAGTATCCGTCCAAGGGCTTCCTTGCCTTCATTCCATGGACATTCCAATCGGAGAATACGAATATGAAGGCAGAGCCGGTCAGTCCGGAGGAATATTTGAAGACGCTGGCGATCAGCCGCATCTTCCTTGATAATATCCCGAACTTCCAGGCGTCCTGGGTAACGATGGGGCCGGAAGTCGGCAAGAAGACGCTGAGCTACGGCTGCAATGACTTCGGCAGCACGATGATCGAGGAGAATGTCGTCTCCGCGGCAGGGACGACGCATAAGGTCAACATCAGCAGTACGCTGCAGCTTATCCGCGAGGCCGGCAAAATTCCGGCGCAGCGGGACACGAAGTACAATATTTTGAAGATGTTCGACGATGAGAACGTGAAGGTGGATCGCGATTTCGTCATGCAGAATTAA
- a CDS encoding HRDC domain-containing protein — translation MQVVWMVRLERGMEEEGSEKRLKRGGKRKEDSYTAPFGLLTAGEEQGQWMVLWEAEGAEPEIWFEGGDWAEMRASLRRGMARLMSAGYRLSLGFVPEVDIHERRMREQQEWIACYADLHPNAEVYDRLAQWRREAATRLRRAPYWIASNRMLRMVSAYLPQQLEELEQIPGFGVVKVRDFGEEIIQIAKQYARTTDFPLDWVADAVSEPEFARWVYAEWEAKQANELAKISERRLLMEGLQQGMGIEQLMDRLQVDRRELIMRIEKITKEGGAIEGLAEEELASMPPVEREAVESALIELGDEYIKPIYIKAFGEAALELPAPELQTNYERIRLLRLLHRRRKNREARQAKAG, via the coding sequence ATGCAGGTTGTATGGATGGTGCGATTGGAGCGAGGCATGGAGGAGGAGGGGAGCGAGAAGCGCCTGAAGCGTGGCGGCAAGCGGAAGGAAGACTCGTACACGGCTCCCTTCGGGCTCCTGACGGCAGGCGAGGAGCAGGGCCAATGGATGGTGCTGTGGGAGGCCGAAGGAGCAGAGCCGGAGATCTGGTTCGAAGGCGGCGATTGGGCCGAGATGCGGGCATCGCTGCGGCGGGGCATGGCACGGCTCATGAGCGCAGGCTACCGGCTGTCGCTCGGCTTCGTTCCGGAGGTGGACATTCATGAGCGCCGCATGCGGGAGCAGCAGGAGTGGATCGCCTGCTATGCCGATCTCCATCCGAATGCGGAAGTGTACGATCGGCTGGCCCAATGGCGCAGGGAAGCGGCCACGAGGCTCAGACGCGCTCCTTACTGGATTGCGTCGAACCGGATGCTTCGCATGGTCAGCGCCTATTTGCCGCAGCAGTTGGAGGAGTTGGAGCAGATACCCGGCTTCGGCGTCGTGAAGGTCCGTGACTTCGGCGAAGAGATTATTCAGATCGCGAAGCAGTATGCCCGCACGACGGATTTCCCGCTGGATTGGGTGGCGGACGCCGTGAGCGAACCTGAATTCGCCAGATGGGTCTATGCGGAATGGGAAGCGAAGCAGGCAAATGAACTGGCCAAAATATCGGAGCGCCGTCTGTTGATGGAAGGGCTGCAGCAAGGGATGGGGATCGAGCAGCTGATGGATCGGCTGCAGGTGGATCGGCGCGAATTAATTATGCGCATCGAGAAGATTACGAAGGAAGGCGGCGCGATCGAAGGGCTGGCCGAGGAGGAGTTGGCTTCCATGCCTCCCGTCGAGCGCGAAGCGGTCGAGTCCGCCCTCATTGAACTGGGGGACGAGTACATCAAGCCGATCTATATTAAGGCATTCGGCGAAGCGGCGCTGGAGCTGCCGGCTCCCGAGCTCCAGACCAATTATGAACGAATTCGCCTCCTCCGGCTTCTGCACCGCAGACGGAAGAACCGGGAGGCGCGGCAGGCGAAGGCGGGTTAA
- a CDS encoding DUF3055 domain-containing protein: MSAHELDFLADHTEATSTRFVTFIGGSMRRFDLALTATTRFYGKTLVTDLQSGLTAILGQDDLEEEGYLEHFYRLTDEEAADLRQFLSLVVGAAHFTD, translated from the coding sequence ATGAGTGCACATGAACTCGATTTTTTGGCCGATCACACCGAAGCGACATCCACGAGGTTCGTTACGTTCATCGGCGGCAGCATGCGCCGCTTCGATCTCGCGCTAACCGCGACCACCCGCTTCTATGGCAAGACGCTCGTCACCGATCTGCAGAGCGGCCTGACCGCCATTCTCGGACAGGACGATCTGGAGGAGGAAGGCTATCTTGAGCACTTCTACCGGTTAACGGATGAAGAGGCCGCCGATCTCCGCCAATTCCTGTCCCTCGTCGTCGGCGCGGCGCATTTTACCGACTGA
- a CDS encoding trans-sulfuration enzyme family protein: MSESDKEKPELKQGQALDFTTKLIHFGGESDKTTGASSVPIYQATTFHHHDIYDPPEFDYSRSGNPTRQALEDHIAVLEGGTNGYAFASGMAAISSAFLLFSAGDHIIVTEDVYGGTYRLLTTILNRLKIESTFVDMTDIDQVKAALRPNTKAVYMETPSNPTLKITDIAEVCGWAKEHGLLTLLDNTFMTPYHQLPIAHGVDIVLHSATKFLSGHSDVLAGLIVTATEELGARIKQLQNGLGTVLGVQDSWLLMRGMKTLGARMSHSEQSARRLAAWLQERSDISRVYYPGLADHPRRTVHEKQSAGYGAVVSFDVGSGERAKRVLNQVKLPLVAVSLGAVESILSYPAMMSHASMPGQVRLERGITDGLLRFSAGLEHIDDLLQDLDQALNR; this comes from the coding sequence ATGAGCGAATCAGACAAAGAGAAGCCGGAGTTGAAGCAAGGACAGGCGCTCGATTTTACAACGAAGCTGATTCATTTCGGCGGGGAAAGCGACAAGACGACGGGCGCGTCTAGCGTGCCGATTTATCAGGCGACGACGTTCCATCATCACGATATTTACGACCCGCCGGAATTCGATTACTCGCGCTCGGGCAATCCGACCCGGCAGGCCTTGGAGGATCATATCGCCGTGCTGGAAGGGGGAACGAACGGATACGCGTTCGCTTCTGGGATGGCGGCGATCTCCTCCGCCTTCCTGCTCTTCTCCGCAGGCGATCATATTATCGTAACCGAGGATGTATACGGTGGAACCTACCGTCTGCTGACGACGATTCTGAACCGGCTTAAGATCGAATCGACCTTCGTCGACATGACCGATATCGATCAGGTGAAGGCAGCGCTGCGTCCGAATACGAAGGCGGTCTATATGGAGACACCGTCCAACCCGACCCTCAAAATTACCGACATTGCGGAGGTATGCGGCTGGGCGAAGGAGCACGGCTTGCTGACGCTCCTGGACAACACGTTCATGACGCCGTATCATCAGCTGCCGATCGCCCACGGGGTGGACATTGTGCTCCACAGCGCGACGAAGTTCCTGAGCGGACACAGCGACGTGCTGGCCGGTCTGATTGTGACGGCGACCGAGGAGCTGGGCGCGCGCATCAAGCAGCTTCAGAACGGCCTTGGCACGGTGCTTGGCGTGCAGGACAGCTGGCTGCTCATGCGCGGAATGAAGACGTTGGGGGCACGGATGAGCCACAGCGAGCAGAGCGCCCGCCGCTTGGCGGCCTGGCTGCAGGAACGAAGCGACATCAGCCGGGTCTATTATCCCGGCCTGGCGGATCATCCGCGCCGCACCGTTCACGAGAAGCAGTCCGCGGGCTATGGCGCGGTCGTCTCGTTCGATGTCGGCTCCGGCGAACGGGCGAAGCGGGTGCTGAACCAGGTGAAGCTTCCGCTGGTCGCGGTCAGCCTCGGCGCGGTGGAAAGCATCCTGTCCTATCCGGCGATGATGTCGCATGCCTCGATGCCGGGACAGGTTCGGCTGGAGCGCGGCATCACGGACGGGTTGCTGCGGTTCTCGGCCGGACTGGAGCATATCGACGATCTGCTCCAGGATCTGGATCAAGCGTTGAACCGCTAG
- the corA gene encoding magnesium/cobalt transporter CorA: protein MKIRLVNEGVFTPVDDIQMTLTPPESGFYWLDADLEDLVELQPLFSIHDLAVEDCMSEEEQRPKIEIYENHYFIVLNSIRFDDEEIFLRALNIFLGKHYIITVTKQKINELRMVKPMLWEQQVSAADRMLYHLIDILVDNYFSVADRIEAKIDTLEEELIVSAKKAHLNAIISLRSEILWLKKGLAPQKEVLIVLYRKDLRLIDDDLQKYFRDIYENAVKVSETFETFRDLMGNLRESYQLSIANRANDIMRVFTAITTIFMPLTLITGIYGMNFEFIPFMSWGYGSIYIIGFMLILGALMFYLFRKKDWI from the coding sequence ATGAAAATCCGTCTAGTTAACGAAGGCGTCTTTACGCCGGTGGATGACATACAGATGACACTGACTCCGCCGGAGAGCGGCTTCTATTGGTTAGATGCCGATCTTGAAGATTTGGTCGAGCTGCAGCCTTTGTTCTCCATTCATGATCTCGCGGTCGAGGACTGCATGAGCGAGGAAGAGCAGCGGCCCAAAATCGAAATCTATGAAAATCATTATTTCATCGTTCTGAACAGCATCCGGTTCGACGATGAGGAAATATTCCTGCGGGCCTTGAACATATTCCTCGGCAAGCACTACATCATCACCGTCACGAAGCAGAAAATCAATGAATTGCGGATGGTCAAGCCGATGCTGTGGGAGCAGCAGGTAAGCGCGGCCGACCGCATGCTGTACCACTTAATCGATATCTTGGTGGATAATTACTTCTCGGTAGCCGATCGAATCGAAGCCAAGATTGACACCTTGGAGGAAGAGCTGATCGTCAGCGCCAAGAAAGCCCATTTGAACGCGATCATCAGTCTTCGCAGCGAGATTCTGTGGCTGAAGAAAGGGCTGGCCCCGCAAAAAGAAGTACTGATCGTCCTGTACCGGAAGGATCTCCGGCTGATCGATGACGATCTGCAGAAGTACTTCCGGGATATCTATGAAAATGCGGTCAAAGTCTCCGAGACGTTCGAGACATTCCGCGACCTGATGGGCAACTTGCGGGAATCGTATCAGCTCAGCATCGCCAACCGCGCGAATGATATTATGCGCGTATTTACCGCGATTACGACGATCTTCATGCCGCTGACGCTTATTACCGGCATTTACGGCATGAACTTTGAGTTTATACCATTCATGTCATGGGGATACGGGTCGATCTATATTATCGGCTTTATGCTCATACTCGGGGCCCTGATGTTCTACCTGTTCCGCAAAAAAGACTGGATCTAA
- a CDS encoding MFS transporter, with amino-acid sequence MLGWLKKAPAIPRLPEHMIAKMYRIFRMRTLIGIFIGYAGYYLVRSNFTLSTPYLKSEFGFTPSQIGMLSAALAVTYGISKFFMGNLADKAHTQRFIAVGLFLSAVVNLILGSTSSFGLIFMMLVVNGVFQGMGAPPCSIVLANWFSKKERGTYMGIWNTSHNIGGGIIAPIVGVALGILGSAYWQTGIFVVPSIMAMIIAIFVWFCGKDTPQSVGLPPIDEYRNDYDDVERNPDGDKLSMKEILIKYVLKNKFIWYLCLANVFVYFIRFGVLNWVPLYLTEEKGFTQSQYHVAFAVFEWAAILSSLVVGVLSDKLFKGNRMPLCIISMVGVVLATLVYWQSANVLVITIAVSIIGCLIYVPQFLIGLSAIDFVPKFAVGTTVGMTGLFAYLFGNLTASALVGFIVESSGWNGCFLLLLASGVLAALFLTLIQIGRKKKLANAANQA; translated from the coding sequence ATGTTAGGTTGGTTGAAAAAAGCTCCCGCCATACCTCGATTGCCGGAGCACATGATCGCGAAGATGTACCGAATTTTCCGTATGCGTACATTAATCGGTATTTTTATCGGTTACGCAGGCTACTACTTAGTACGCAGCAACTTTACGTTGTCCACACCATATTTGAAGAGTGAGTTCGGGTTCACCCCTTCTCAAATCGGTATGTTGAGCGCGGCACTTGCCGTTACCTACGGAATAAGCAAATTCTTCATGGGAAATTTGGCGGATAAAGCCCATACGCAGCGATTTATCGCTGTTGGATTGTTCTTGTCTGCCGTCGTTAACCTTATCTTAGGATCTACTTCCTCGTTCGGTCTCATCTTCATGATGCTTGTCGTGAACGGGGTGTTTCAAGGCATGGGCGCTCCTCCTTGCAGTATCGTACTGGCGAACTGGTTCTCGAAGAAAGAGCGCGGTACGTATATGGGAATCTGGAATACGTCCCATAATATCGGCGGAGGCATTATCGCGCCAATCGTCGGTGTTGCATTAGGGATTCTAGGCTCGGCTTACTGGCAAACCGGAATTTTCGTCGTTCCCTCGATTATGGCCATGATTATTGCCATTTTCGTATGGTTCTGCGGCAAGGATACTCCGCAATCGGTTGGTCTGCCGCCAATCGATGAATATCGCAACGATTATGACGATGTGGAACGCAATCCAGACGGCGACAAGCTGTCCATGAAAGAAATCTTGATCAAATATGTACTTAAAAACAAATTCATCTGGTACCTGTGCTTGGCGAACGTATTCGTGTACTTCATTCGCTTCGGCGTTTTGAACTGGGTACCATTATACTTGACGGAAGAAAAAGGCTTCACGCAATCGCAGTATCACGTTGCATTTGCTGTATTCGAATGGGCAGCCATTCTGAGCTCGCTCGTCGTCGGTGTGCTTAGCGACAAGTTGTTCAAAGGCAACCGGATGCCGCTCTGTATTATCAGCATGGTCGGCGTCGTGTTGGCTACGCTCGTGTATTGGCAGTCTGCGAACGTCCTCGTAATTACTATCGCCGTATCCATTATCGGCTGTCTCATCTATGTACCGCAGTTCCTGATTGGCCTTAGCGCAATCGACTTCGTACCGAAGTTCGCTGTAGGTACCACGGTTGGTATGACTGGTTTGTTCGCTTACTTGTTCGGTAACTTGACTGCAAGCGCACTCGTTGGGTTTATCGTCGAATCCTCCGGTTGGAACGGTTGCTTCCTGTTGCTTCTCGCGAGTGGCGTACTGGCCGCACTCTTCCTGACGCTGATTCAGATCGGTCGCAAGAAGAAGCTGGCTAACGCTGCGAACCAAGCGTAA
- a CDS encoding ABC transporter substrate-binding protein, protein MTRLLYLLLFVCLVTQAGCSNDHHAITVDEHGTPDLKGRHLVVYVAAREEVGSALLSSFCQQTGCTYEYIRLSTEEILRRVSQESSKPQADLVIGGTIDAHMTMKEEDLSSPIRSANMDLIPFPFRDEDGYWAGYEVEQLSIAVNRERWNQEFAPLGLKFPATWEDLLDPAYRGKLVMPDPNYSGTAYTFIASLYDAWGEQRTTDYLRQLNPNIGLLTVNGFMPAQYVSSGEYAIGINFLGDQRKLREAGFDIVSSVPIKASLFVNGISKIRNGPNEAAADWFINYSLSQEAAAVLERVSYGTPTVHENKQDAANSAVLPVHSSMRRHEQIIDLWNRMRADKKGQGE, encoded by the coding sequence ATGACACGATTACTCTACCTATTACTATTCGTCTGTCTAGTTACGCAGGCAGGCTGTTCCAATGATCATCATGCCATTACTGTGGATGAGCATGGTACGCCCGACTTGAAAGGGCGCCATCTCGTTGTATACGTGGCCGCTCGTGAAGAAGTCGGCAGTGCATTACTGTCCTCCTTCTGTCAACAAACAGGATGTACGTACGAATACATTCGGCTGTCGACAGAGGAGATATTGCGCCGCGTGTCGCAAGAATCATCGAAGCCGCAAGCGGATCTCGTCATTGGCGGAACGATCGATGCGCACATGACGATGAAGGAAGAGGATCTATCCTCCCCGATTCGCAGCGCCAATATGGATCTTATCCCTTTCCCGTTCAGGGATGAGGACGGGTATTGGGCTGGTTACGAAGTGGAGCAGTTATCCATTGCGGTTAATCGCGAACGCTGGAATCAAGAATTTGCGCCGCTCGGGTTGAAGTTCCCTGCAACGTGGGAAGACCTGCTTGATCCAGCATATCGCGGCAAGCTCGTCATGCCAGATCCGAATTATTCAGGAACCGCGTACACGTTTATCGCCTCGTTATACGATGCATGGGGCGAGCAGAGAACTACCGATTATTTGCGGCAGTTGAACCCCAATATCGGTCTGCTTACTGTAAACGGCTTCATGCCGGCACAATACGTCAGCTCGGGCGAGTATGCAATCGGTATCAACTTTCTGGGAGATCAGCGCAAGCTGCGCGAGGCCGGGTTCGATATCGTGAGCAGCGTTCCGATCAAAGCGAGCCTATTCGTCAATGGCATATCGAAAATTCGGAACGGGCCCAATGAGGCCGCTGCAGACTGGTTCATCAACTACAGCTTGTCACAAGAGGCTGCAGCTGTCTTGGAACGAGTGTCTTACGGCACCCCGACCGTTCACGAGAACAAGCAGGATGCAGCGAATTCCGCTGTCTTACCTGTACACAGTTCCATGCGTAGGCATGAACAAATCATTGACCTTTGGAACAGAATGCGTGCGGACAAAAAAGGTCAAGGAGAATGA
- the metA gene encoding homoserine O-acetyltransferase MetA — translation MPIKIPDHLPAKEILFQENIFVMDETRAYHQDIRPLRIVILNLMPTKETTETQLLRLIGNTPLQVDVTLLHPATHTSKNTSAEHLSAFYKTFDEIEEQQFDGMIITGAPVEQMDFEEVTYWSELCRIMEWSSANVTSTFHICWASQAGLYFHYGIPKYPLERKIFGVYPHCTTLDNVKLTRGFDDVFLVPQSRHTEVRREDVERVPELDILAESDEAGVYLAATRDGKHIFVTGHSEYDPCTLKWEYDRDTAKGMEMELPVNYFPNNDPSRQPRSSWRAHANLLFSNWLNYYVYQETPYELGRAVLRKEGANA, via the coding sequence ATGCCGATTAAGATTCCCGATCATTTGCCGGCCAAAGAAATATTGTTTCAGGAGAATATATTCGTGATGGACGAAACCCGCGCGTATCACCAAGATATCCGTCCCTTGCGAATTGTCATCCTGAATCTGATGCCGACGAAAGAAACGACCGAGACGCAACTGCTGCGACTCATTGGCAATACGCCGCTGCAAGTGGATGTGACGCTGCTTCATCCAGCGACGCACACGTCCAAAAATACATCCGCTGAACATTTATCTGCATTCTATAAGACATTCGATGAAATCGAGGAACAGCAATTCGACGGCATGATTATTACGGGGGCGCCGGTTGAACAGATGGACTTCGAGGAAGTGACCTATTGGAGCGAGCTATGCCGCATTATGGAATGGTCTTCCGCAAATGTGACGTCCACGTTCCATATTTGCTGGGCTTCCCAGGCTGGATTATACTTCCATTACGGCATTCCGAAATATCCGCTCGAACGCAAAATTTTCGGCGTGTATCCGCATTGTACGACCTTGGACAATGTGAAGCTGACGCGAGGCTTCGATGACGTGTTCCTCGTGCCTCAGTCCCGGCATACGGAGGTTCGCCGCGAGGACGTGGAACGCGTCCCGGAGCTGGATATTCTCGCCGAGTCAGATGAGGCGGGCGTATATCTCGCGGCCACGCGGGACGGAAAGCATATCTTCGTGACAGGTCATTCCGAGTACGACCCATGCACGTTGAAATGGGAATATGATCGGGATACCGCCAAAGGGATGGAGATGGAGCTGCCGGTCAATTACTTCCCGAACAACGATCCGTCACGCCAGCCGCGTTCGTCGTGGCGCGCGCACGCCAATCTGTTGTTCTCGAACTGGCTGAACTACTATGTCTATCAGGAAACGCCGTACGAACTGGGCAGAGCCGTATTGCGTAAGGAAGGGGCCAACGCATAA